The Proteiniborus ethanoligenes DNA segment CTAATTGCTGAATTAATAATTGGCTTCCCTTGATGTATTTTTACCGCATCCAAGGTTACCTGCCCAAAATCGAGCAGATTCAAGTAGTCAATTCCTCTATACTTTTCAAAGTGAAGCATGTAGCCTGAAATAGCCTGCGGGAAGCACATAACCTCTTTAATATTTACCTGGTATTTCTTCTGATTATAGGTAAAATCAATATTTTCCCTTTTAAAATAATTGATGAACTTTTGTTTTAGTTGAAAGTGGGATAACGGTAATCCAACTCCTAAAATTGCATCTGCACTTGTTAGTCCTTCTTTATTTAACCTCATAGCCAACGCTGGAAGCGTGAGGATAAAGAAAGTTTCATCTAACGTTTTATCATAACGATATTTAACTCTATTTCCCCCGATTGAATAGTATTTGTCGTTGTAATACAGTAAGTTTTCTGTTATAGGGGGAACAGTAAGGCTTTCAACATATCCTGACGAATAAATTCCTTCTAAAGACTTAATAAATCGGTTGCCGTGGTCAACTCCAATAATTGTTTTATTTTCCATATGCAGCACTCCTTTTCCAATTTTATTTATGAAAGGTCCTTCTTAGATTTATCAGGTTCCTTTATGTTCTTTTGCATCTTAATGAAACATTTTTTATGATTTCAAGTATTTCTGCAAAAAAAATTGCTTACCCGCAAAACCAGGTAAGCACAAAATTAAATAATACGGAGGTTATTTCATAAACATTGTAAAATGCCTTAATAAACGTAAACATATATTTTATAATAAATCATTCTATGCAAAGTCAAGCATTTTTTCTAATTTTTTGACTTTTTTCTCATTTCCTTTTACCTAAATCCTTTTTATATATTATGTATTTAGTAAATCTCTTCAAACCCTTTAATTCACGGCATTCGTAGAAGTTTTTAAGCGACAAAAACTAGTTTAGGGTATATTAGGGAGAAGGTTTATTGGGTTAAGGAACAAGTATATATATTGTGCTCCCCCTTAATACAATACCTTAACCCTTTTCCCTTCTAATGATTACCTTACAAAAATCCTTCTATCAAAATTTGACTTATCCCTGCTCTTCCGTATAATGTGGAAAATCAAACTTGAAAGGATGAATTCTATGAGTCAAAATTTATACATAAAAGACTTCAAAAGCCTAAAAGTTTGGCAGAAGTCGAATGCTTTGGAACAGGATATAGGGGAATTAGTTAAAGGATTTCCCAGTTATGAGCAATATAGGCTTACAGACCAGTTAGTACGGGCTGTTAGAAGCATAGGAGCAAATATTGCAGAAGGAAATACCCAACTGTTTATAAAGCGGGAATTATTCCATGCAAACGCTGCTTTAGGTAGTGCAGGAGAAGTAAGAAATCATCTTCTTACCGCTTTTCAGAATAATTATATTTCAAAAGAACAATATGAGATTCTAGATAATAAAACAACCGAGATTATCAAAATGCTCTATGGTTATATAAAAAGGTTGAAACTGGAGATAGGTAATGATTCAGATTTTAGTGACTCCTAATAATGGTACAAACAAGGGTTAAGAGTTTTTCCCTTTCTACCTTAACCCCTTATGCCTTATTCCTCCTTCTAGCCTTCCTATACGCATTTTTTAGCCCTACAGGTAATGTTGCCCCTTTTAAAATTAGTGCAATCAATAAGAAAAAACGCCTTGGAAAGACCGCTAATCCTCCAAAGCATTCTAAAAAATCCTAATAGTCCTATTATAAAAAAATGTTCCTAAAGTTAAGGTATTGACCCACCTTGGCTTTCACATTCCTTTATATATTATACTACATTTTACTCTTAATTTTCATAACTGTATAATAAATTCCCTTAATATACTTTAAGTTCCCGTAATGTACCCTATATTCCCGTAACGTACATAGAATATCCTTATCCCCGACACTTATTCAATTCTGCCCCACTTTAGTTCTTCTCCGTTTACATTATATTTCTTTCTTTTGGCTGTAATTTCTTCAATTTCTATAGAATATACATTAGTCCCTTTTAATCCTGCTTTAACTGCCATAGGGAAGTAAACCATCTTTGTTGGGGTGTATTTTTCACATATTAGCCTTAGTCCTCTGACCCTTTCTTCGTCATCCTCTACTAATTTCACCCTCCCTACTACAATAGCAGATTCAAATTCGGTAGTAAAAACTTTACTACTAAGTATTCCTGCTTTTGATTTATCTTTCATGATTTCATCTAATTCCTCGTTGGAGTAGATTTCTGGAATTTTTGTCTCCCCAACGAAAACTACACTAACCTTAGGATTCTCCTTAAGTGCCTTAACCTTTCTCCCATCCATAGCCGAATGAAAATATAACGTATTTCCATCTCTTGCAATAGAAAGGGGAACACCGTAAAGTTCATTATCATTATCTACCATCGAAAGAACTCCATATATGGATTTATCTATAACTTTAAGCCCAAATTCCCTGTCCATTTCTCTATCTTTTCTTCTCATAAATTTCACCTGCTTGTTCCATATTTTAACTTACTCCCAAGCCACCCATCCACACTTCTCCATTTTATATTTTTGGAAGAAAGCCATGTAACACTATTATCTCCTATCTCCCAATCCCCTGCTTCAGCCCAATAATATAAGCCATCCTTATAAACCAATGTTGTATCAAATATCATATACCAGTGATTTGGAGGAGTTGATATAATATTTATCTTATTGACACCCCAAAATAGCATTTCTATTGTAGAAGGCTCTTTTCCTTGCCTTTGAAATAATACTTTCGCATTAAGCATTCCATCTCCAGAATCCATGCTTAAATCTTCGTCTACATAATAATCATTCCAAAGATGCATTTCCCTTAAAACTCCATCATGGAATCCTCCAAAAGTCTTTAGCAAATCATTTATATCATTTTCTGAATTAATCTCTTTCCAATCCATCTCATTATCCTCCCATTTTACTGCTTAATTAACTTTCATAAATGCTTTTCTTTCAGTAGCCACGGCAGCGTAACTTCAAATTCTAATTGAAGTACTGGTCTTGGAAAGTTCTCTGATACAAGGTCCAACTCATCAGTAAATATAAACTTCACATTGTCAATTCCTATAATATTTAAATCATCCCACTTCCTAATTCCAGCACTAGGTCTTTTAACGATTTTACCCACCAAATGATACAACCCCATATATAAATGTTCATTAGTATTAATATCAGTTTCATACTCCATAAACTCCCCTTCTTTTCGAGGGTCAATTCCTAAAATCGTATAAAAGTCCATAACTTCTTTCGAAAATGTTTTACAATTCATTATGTAGTTTTTACAGTAATCACAGTCACAGCCTTCTTCAACTGTTATACTATTATAATATTCCTTAGTTTTTTCAACATCAATTTTAAGCACCCAATCTTGTAAATAAAAGGTCTTCATCATAACATTTTATTCCTTTCAGATTTCTTTAGCCTTATTCATTCTCTACATTTCATACTTCTATAGCCCACCAATTATATAAGACAACAAATCAAATTTACTGAGAAATACTGATGTTAATATTGTAAATATCGATACTTTTAAACATTGATATTTGTTTTTCGGTAAAATGCAAAAAAGTATAATAGAAGCAATTAAATCAAACCCTGAAACTGGAGAAAAGGTATAAAAAAAGTTGTACCCTTCTGAAACCAATAATCCAATAGGAAGGGCAGCACATAATGCTGAAATCCATCCATTTCTTTTGCTAAACCAAACAATATAGGCAGCCAACGGAGATAATAAGGCAATTAATCCCCAGCGAATGAAATAATATGTAGGAAAGAAATTAAATAATTTCATAGAATATATATAGTAAGCCAGCAGCATTCCGACGAAAAAAGCAAAAACATGAATTGCTCCTGCTTTGGGTGTTCTGCTCCATGCGGCAATAATACTAGCAATAAAGACCCATATTCCTATTCTGGAACTTATGTTGCTAATTATGTTAATTAGACTGCCAATCGTACCATTCGAAGGTATAGTATCAATATATTTTGCAAGAAATCCGGAAAGGATTCCTAAAACAAAAAATAACATAATTCGGGTTGCCTTTTGTTTGGTATTTAGCATGGTTTCATTCCTCATTTCACTAACAGCATTAATTTAATACTCCTCAATAATATTCTCTATTATCTATTAGGTGATTATATTAATCTCATCTACTTCATCACTATTAAAATTATCTATCGTACACATCAAAATGAAAATCTTTTGGTATAATTGAATGAATGTATTCAACCTCTTCTTTAGTCAAACATTCAGCAGCAAATTCACTACCATAATGCTCCGCTGAAAAAACATACTTATCCTCATCCATGAAAAAGATGCTAAACCATTTTATTTTGCCTTCCTCATCAAAAGGATTATGTATTAATTCAAATACAAATTCTTTTGTAATTTCTCCAGTGAAAACTTTCATGTTATCTATGCCTGTATCAAGAACTCTCCCAAAAACTTCTGCTCCTTCAATGGCTATTTCTTCATCAATCCAGCAGTCAATTCTAAAATGAGTACATTTTTTTATAAAATGAGATAGTAATGGTTCCCAAAAATTATAGTTAGTTGGAACTATCATCCCATTTTTAGTTTTACGTCCTTGTGATATCTCAAAATGTATAGAATACTTTTGCACTTGTTATCCCTCCATTACCTCTATAAAAGTTTCTTCAACAGCATTTCCGTATATTGTTCCTGATATTGTAATATGACCTGTTTTATCCAAACAAAATTGTATGTTAGAGCCGTAGCAAATATCATTTAGTTCTACCTGTCTTAATTTAAAATCATATAACTCTCTTATTTCCTTAACAAAACGTATAAAGTCTTTAATGTTGTATTCAAATTCAGAAACCCCTGTAAAATCTCCTGAAATTACTTTAACATTAAAAGTTGTATTATACGGATTCCCATTATTGAAATCTTCGTAGGAAACACTGATATTACTAATAATTAGTTGCTCATAGGGGTTCCCCGTAATAATAGAGTATGATTTCAAGTTTATCACCTCTTAAAACTTATATTGTACTTGGTAAGTATTTTAATACTGTTCTGTCACAACATAACAAGAATATGCATTAATTAATCACACATTATGCTCATAATCCTATTACCAAATACAACTATTTTTTCTGTTTAATGCTTGAGCCAATTGCCAATCCCAAACACATTCCAATACTCATACCTATACCTGTATTTTTAAAAAGCAAATTACCTACTATCATTCCAAGACACATACCCATGCACATTCCTACTGCCAAATAATTATCTTCTTCGTTTTCTTCAGAACTGTCGTTGTTTTCATCATCAATCTCTGTATCTTTATTTTCCTTATCCTTTTCATCCATGATTTCAATTTCCTCGTCTTTCTATTTTCTACTTAATATTTATAGGTATAGACTTCTCGAGACTTTCTCTATTCCCATCAAGATAATCAGGTAACCTTTCCTCTATACTACAACCATCTAGCGAATACCATGTTACTTTTTCAATAACATCACGCATACTTTTTCCATTAAAGACCTTTGCATTTATAATGTCCTCTAATCTAGTATAATCATATGCTTGTGAACCATCTGGAACCAACCCGTACCAGTATACTGCTTTTCTAGGATTATCTCTATCTGGCATTTTCCCCAGCCAGCAATCATCATACACTATATCGTTATCAATACAAAAATTCATTTCAATACAGGAATTATACTTTACTACATCTGTGTTTAAAACCTTTCTTAAATCTTGTAATTTGATTTTCGGCAATATTCTCACCCCTCAACATTTTCCTTTCTCTACATCTCATACTTCTATAACCCACCAGTTAGATAGGGCAACCAACCAAATTTCAAAACTTATATTCAAACCTATCATTAAAATTCCCATTAAAGCAGTAATATACTGTACGAAGATTCTTTGAGTAAACCATAGAAAAGTCAGTAACCCATTCCCCATTTCTTTGACTTACAGTGTCAAGAATACTAAATGCTGTTTCAATATTTACTTGCTTTGCTTTTTCTAATGCATAGGATACGGTTTTAAATCTGATGCAGTCACATTCAACATTTTCATATAAATTGTCCCATAACGAGAAATTCGTCATAACAAAAAATGGTGAAGATTTTGCTGGATTGCTTATATTGCCACGGCCAGGTTCTACTACCCAAACATTTGCATTTGAATCGCAAATCATATTATGACTGCTCCAGTTTGGAGTATTTACAACCTCAATGTTTTCTAGATATTCCCCCAGATTTTCCGTACAAATAACGCCATTGATAATATCTGTGATAAGTTTGGTGGTATGAGTAACTTTTTTGCTTGCTCTTTTGTATAAACCTTTCCCATTTGAATTGACTACAAGATTATTAAAAAACCTACCAAAACAATCCACTCCAAAAGATGGATATTTCCCATGTCCATTATCAACTTGTACAATAAACCAGTTAGGATTTTTAGTGTCAATAGAGTATTTCATACCATTGTTATCAAAATTCATTCCAATAATTGTATCTTGTCCTCGATAAATAAAACTTGTACACATAAATAACTCCCCTATACTTACATTGATTGAATAGCGATTTCTTCATCCAAATATCTCGCTATAAATAATCTTTATTACACAATAACATGTTGTTTTTCACGACATATAAATGGTGTGTCATAATAACTTCATTACATTCTAAAATTTCTTTAACAACAAAAGGTTAAAAAACCAAAAGCAAACCCCATATATAGCACCTGCCAAAGCAAGTACAGCAATCCAAATTATGATATTGGACATGCCTATTTCTAAAGTGATTTTGTTTTTGATAGCCAAGAAAAATAAAGATACTGCTATTCCACCAATTGTGAAAAAAAGAAAATTCTTTATAAATAAATTTTTCTTTTTTTCACGAAGTTGTGGTAAAAAGTTTTGCAAATATTTATATTGAATGAAGTCTAAAATTGCAATTAGTAGTATTAACCACAAAAAACCGATTGGCGGAGGAAAGTCTGCACCTAAAAACATTATTAATGTCCACCCACAAAAAAACAATACTGTGTTTATTAGAATGATTTTCAAATTACTCAAGCCACCATCTCCATTTCCATATAGGAAATTTTTATTTCGTACCACTATACCAATTCGTAATATTTATAAATTATCTTTGCTTCATATAATCCTACTGATATAACTAACTCATATATATTTCCATTATACATATATAAATTTAAAATAGTAGATTATATTTGGATAAAACTAGTATAACTTTATTTTCACTTTGATAGAACTTTCCTTACAGCAAAAATATTTTTTTGTTTCTAAATTATTATCCATATGAGTTTAAGAAACAGAAAAAATAGGGCATGTTCTATAGAGATGCAAATAAAGTCCTTATATGAATTCCCTACAATTACCAA contains these protein-coding regions:
- a CDS encoding ParM/StbA family protein, with translation MENKTIIGVDHGNRFIKSLEGIYSSGYVESLTVPPITENLLYYNDKYYSIGGNRVKYRYDKTLDETFFILTLPALAMRLNKEGLTSADAILGVGLPLSHFQLKQKFINYFKRENIDFTYNQKKYQVNIKEVMCFPQAISGYMLHFEKYRGIDYLNLLDFGQVTLDAVKIHQGKPIINSAISLNWGMIKLVKKIQEQIRKETGIEISEEQIEMTLQGKKALFFDDRIDKIIKTATIAFVNEMLDELRENGYELQATMNLLMGGGAYIVQKTLDLGQHQNRIGYTEILAESQIANALGYERLIKEALRRR
- a CDS encoding four helix bundle protein translates to MSQNLYIKDFKSLKVWQKSNALEQDIGELVKGFPSYEQYRLTDQLVRAVRSIGANIAEGNTQLFIKRELFHANAALGSAGEVRNHLLTAFQNNYISKEQYEILDNKTTEIIKMLYGYIKRLKLEIGNDSDFSDS
- a CDS encoding pyridoxamine 5'-phosphate oxidase family protein — encoded protein: MRRKDREMDREFGLKVIDKSIYGVLSMVDNDNELYGVPLSIARDGNTLYFHSAMDGRKVKALKENPKVSVVFVGETKIPEIYSNEELDEIMKDKSKAGILSSKVFTTEFESAIVVGRVKLVEDDEERVRGLRLICEKYTPTKMVYFPMAVKAGLKGTNVYSIEIEEITAKRKKYNVNGEELKWGRIE
- a CDS encoding DUF6518 family protein — translated: MRNETMLNTKQKATRIMLFFVLGILSGFLAKYIDTIPSNGTIGSLINIISNISSRIGIWVFIASIIAAWSRTPKAGAIHVFAFFVGMLLAYYIYSMKLFNFFPTYYFIRWGLIALLSPLAAYIVWFSKRNGWISALCAALPIGLLVSEGYNFFYTFSPVSGFDLIASIILFCILPKNKYQCLKVSIFTILTSVFLSKFDLLSYIIGGL